The sequence AAATGCACTGCATTAACAATGTCCACGGAACAAAAAAAGATAAAGGTTTTACAATAAATACTTATACGAAATCGCATGGATGTCACAATTCTTACTGAACTAAATGGGTGCGATAGGTAGGGCAAGACGAAAGCTGAATGATTGTCGTTGTTGATCAACTTAATTTCGGTTCCGAACGTATACGGGGATGGTAATCTTTTCGTTCTCAATGTAAACCTGAAAAAAGAAATCGACGCCATTAGTAGAGAATTATAAATCCTGTTCAAACCATCATTTACCACAATCAGAATTTGCTGCTGAGTAGGCAACCCTGCCTGAAAGTCTACATTGACCACCACCTCCTGCCCGGGACGGATCTGACCCTCCATGGGCGAGAAGCGAAACAGTGGTCTAAAGTTGGAGTTGAGCTCGAAAAATTGAGTTGTGTAAAAATTACTTTTGATGACAAACTGTTTCGTTCGTTCGCTAGGACGAAACTCCAGGAAGGTCGGCCGTACGCTCCACGATTCACCGCTTTCTCGTTTGGCTGACTGCAGTGCCGGTGTAATGCCCGGTGAAATATCCTCCGGCAAACGAGGCGATCCAACATCCGACGAGACGAACATGGTTTTGAATAGTTCACTGTTCTCCTCCGACAGCGACAGGTCGATCATGGTTTCGTCCAAGGCGCGATCCACCGTCAGAACTAGTTCATACTCGCGGAAGGTCAGAAACAGTTCGTGAATGGTTTCGAAAATGTTCTCGGTAAACGATTCCAGTTCGCCGAAATCTTTTTCCTTCGGGAATGTTTCGCACACGGATTCCAGCGGTGCGATTTTTTTCTGGTGCAAATCGTTACGTTTGATAAGTTGTATTATTTTGCGGATGCGATGTCGTGTCGGTTCATCACCCCAAAGGATATGCAGGTTGGTGATGGACAGAACGTCCACTTGTTTCTCGAGAATTTTCGCAACTTCTTGACGCCGTGGTTTGAAAACGACGTGAACGTGAGCGTAACTATTCGGTGGAATGATAATTTTGTGGGGCTGAACGTAAACAGCCGATGCCAGGAACGTTTGATCCAAACCCTTCTTATCAATCCCAATTCGAGCGAAAGCCGGTAAACTACCTCGATTGTACAAAGAGAACGATTTTTCCAAAGGACAACCCAAATTACGTGCTTTGCCGAGTTCCAGGTACGGTCCACTCGGTCCTTTTTGAATGCCTTCAACTCTTATCGAAGCTTCCCCACCATATCCAAACAGGGAAACAACACGCTGTCCATAGCAATCGTGTGGAGGCTGAAAACATAACAGTCCAACAGCCGGTCCAATGACGGTAGGGCAAAAATCCACCGTGATTGTTCGACACTCCTGACTTTGCAGTGTCAGAATTCCACTTTGTTCCATTCCGCACAGCTGGAACCCGGGCCCGGTTATGATGGCTTTGATCACTAactttttcaatgaaatatttttaatctGAATCGATTTCTTCTCGTTCCGGCGAAGTTTCGTGCTTCCCCAGGAAATTTCATTGTGAGTAGCTTTCAGTGGCAGAACTCCATCCTTATGACTGAATTCACTGCCCGCCACGGAACATTGCGACGCAGAACGTGCTGAAGCGAATAGGAAATTTCCAGACACCTGTGCCTTGGGAGGCTCGGTGTAGGCACCACGATCTCCTCCCAGTTCCGATTCGTGACTGGATGCCATCGATTTGGGAGAAGTGAACGGAGACTTCTCACCATACATTTGAGTTTCGCGTGTCCGCGGTTCAGGCGAAAGGAACGACTTCTGTCCTGGACCGATAATGCCACGTTGGGAGGGAATTGTGCTTTTGGGAGTTTCCGGATATTCCACTAGATGACTGGCAACGGCTCTCAACTCCGCCAGATTGCACGGTGACCGAGATCTTTTCTGCTGATTGGCCAGTAAAGCAGCGGCTTGTCGTTTTTCCTCGGCTTCCAGCAATTCCTGTCTAGTGGCCGAACTGGATCTTCGCTTTCGGTTCGGTTTAGCTGGAGCTGCATCGACGATGATCTGCCGTTGACATTTGGGAGGATCACGCACTATCGGAACTGGTGGCAGTTCGAGCTGGTGCTCGGATAGTTTCGTAGCTGTCGACACTCGGTACGTGTCCAGGAAGGGTTTTCGAGCTGTCGAAATTCGATACGTGCCATCATTTTCACTCTGAATAGACTTGGCCGCTGAAGACGGGGTCGACTGTTGCGGAACGGGAACCGGTTTTACCGGAGCAAACACTGAGGATTCTAGCAAGGACTCGGTGAAGCTTGCCGTATCGGAAAGAACTCCCGTAGGTTTTGGATTGTGCCTTCTAGCTTCATCTAAATCTCGAACAAATGAAGGACTTTTCGTAACACAGTCGAGATCAGCCTTGAGAGAAGTGGTTTTATGCAGCTGCTTAGCTTGTCTAGAATCGGACATGGGAGTGCTGATTGGTACTTCCGATTGCGATGGAGCAAGATTGGATTTTGCCTTGCGTAGATTTGTAAGCTTGTTAATAAACGCTGTCGGTGAATCTTCCAGATGTATGTCATCTACAAGAACATATTTATGTTAGTTCGTTGTCAACACTAATCATGTGGAAGCTACTTACTTATCGCTTTCATAATACTGGACACGCTCAACGAGTTCTCCTTTTCCGATTCTGTGTTTTTaactttttgacttttgctgcctttAGGAAGACTTTTTGGAATTGTTTCATCCGGTGTTCCTGAATAATGGAATTACTTTATTTTAGTAAAATTGCTCAGGTTATAAAAAACTACAAGTGATTGATAAAAAACTCTATAGAGTTGTTCGATTAGTTTACATAGGTAGTTGACAAATCACtgctaaaatttgttttgaatatttaggTAGCAATTCATTTGTCATttgggggttagccaaattttgtgctagggcacataaccgtttttattatttttacgtttcgtctttgactcatcagtgcagggcagttcaaattgaactgcttagtgctttaGCTAACcattaaatgaccaaacctgcatcggccagaaatagtcggaaacacgttttcgttcggcacgtcagaaaagacattgcactccgttgcaaaacaaaaagtgttctgtaaatagcagaaactttacgtctgcttagcggttcaaattgaactgccgagtttagcactaagcagttcaatttgagaaCATTTGATGCCCTGGGAAGAACCAAGGGTGATTTGTTGGTATTATTGATGAAAGGTCCTGATCGCTCTCATCCAGCACTCCATGATCAAGGGCATCCTGACTTTTGCTCGAAAGCGAAGAATAAACAGAATTTCGATGAAAATGTCTCTCATGCGAGGTGAACGGTGCATAAAATTTGCCCTATAACGGCAGTTCGATACGTAGATAGCGCTGTAGttcaaacgatgatgttttcgaaTAAAGCTGTCAGAATATATAGGAATGTTTATTCCCCAGTGAATTTTCATCTATTTGCGGTTAAAATTCGAATGATTGAAgaatattttttagaaaagGGGAAAAGTTTTAGtttaattcaaatttcaatcaatttattTAAATGTTTCGCTTGAGAGCAAAACTTTTTTTGCATTCGGAATGACCTACAGATGTTCTGGTCGTTTTTTCCACACAAgagtttaagggctgaggccagtaggtcgcgtaaaaccacgtggctcgctgtgcgtattacatttctctccatgctctctcgccaatgtgcaaaatgactctcgatgtggccgggtaaccaagaaagttttgatattttcggtaacAAGTTTGActaatagttgcactatttatgtaccatttaattccactatttcactgtcacgttattacactttcacaaagtcactacactttaatgaagcataacaaacgttacaatacagatacgcgtatttcggaatattATTTACATCCTCCTTTAG comes from Malaya genurostris strain Urasoe2022 chromosome 3, Malgen_1.1, whole genome shotgun sequence and encodes:
- the LOC131438367 gene encoding uncharacterized protein LOC131438367 → MDSRASDVLKTQRYLAAQAIQKADEMRERSPLNGKSIVNSRNLRTPPTKDNSYDSRTDGESLLPPRRYKSINITDLEEEHTIHMQATPQRVTFEPKEIAARSTMDKCVRDHGRRKLEVDQIAPDIQELLHQSVADEIRELSLRYKEKQQANDSALYGNRNEDRPNFSLPRTADMSRMSSVRESLSSVPPKETSGSEKRDFWDITSAAVGDSWMQKELSQLDEIDFSSVEEQNSRLLKDEKAWEQENAIIPSVYEAARPISPSGGERVKYPTNLKNHVDFSCFSGYLAQEDVEPMQATHIEDSSYCSVGEYFNKMSSSLKGMIPDGSPPRRTPYPLVDLSNFGTPDETIPKSLPKGSKSQKVKNTESEKENSLSVSSIMKAINDIHLEDSPTAFINKLTNLRKAKSNLAPSQSEVPISTPMSDSRQAKQLHKTTSLKADLDCVTKSPSFVRDLDEARRHNPKPTGVLSDTASFTESLLESSVFAPVKPVPVPQQSTPSSAAKSIQSENDGTYRISTARKPFLDTYRVSTATKLSEHQLELPPVPIVRDPPKCQRQIIVDAAPAKPNRKRRSSSATRQELLEAEEKRQAAALLANQQKRSRSPCNLAELRAVASHLVEYPETPKSTIPSQRGIIGPGQKSFLSPEPRTRETQMYGEKSPFTSPKSMASSHESELGGDRGAYTEPPKAQVSGNFLFASARSASQCSVAGSEFSHKDGVLPLKATHNEISWGSTKLRRNEKKSIQIKNISLKKLVIKAIITGPGFQLCGMEQSGILTLQSQECRTITVDFCPTVIGPAVGLLCFQPPHDCYGQRVVSLFGYGGEASIRVEGIQKGPSGPYLELGKARNLGCPLEKSFSLYNRGSLPAFARIGIDKKGLDQTFLASAVYVQPHKIIIPPNSYAHVHVVFKPRRQEVAKILEKQVDVLSITNLHILWGDEPTRHRIRKIIQLIKRNDLHQKKIAPLESVCETFPKEKDFGELESFTENIFETIHELFLTFREYELVLTVDRALDETMIDLSLSEENSELFKTMFVSSDVGSPRLPEDISPGITPALQSAKRESGESWSVRPTFLEFRPSERTKQFVIKSNFYTTQFFELNSNFRPLFRFSPMEGQIRPGQEVVVNVDFQAGLPTQQQILIVVYIENEKITIPVYVRNRN